In a single window of the Agromyces sp. H17E-10 genome:
- a CDS encoding class I SAM-dependent methyltransferase: protein MSSDHYFSAAPSSDARTRTIRVALAGREVELETAGGVFSPEHLDQGTRVLLDAVPAPPPTGHLLDLGAGWGPIALTLALRSPDATVWAVDVNERALDLTRRNAARLGLHNVNAVAPDDVPDDVRFATIWSNPPIRVGKQELHDMLARWLTRLDDSDDAAAWLVVAKHLGAESLQRWLGDELGLDVAKAANSKGFRVFDVRR from the coding sequence ATGAGTTCCGACCACTACTTCTCCGCCGCGCCCTCGAGCGATGCACGCACCCGCACCATCCGCGTCGCGCTGGCCGGTCGCGAGGTCGAACTCGAGACCGCGGGCGGCGTCTTCAGCCCCGAGCACCTCGATCAGGGCACCCGAGTGCTGCTCGACGCCGTGCCCGCTCCGCCGCCGACGGGTCACCTGCTCGACCTCGGCGCCGGTTGGGGGCCGATCGCGCTCACCCTCGCATTGCGTTCGCCCGACGCCACGGTCTGGGCGGTCGACGTCAACGAGCGCGCCCTCGACCTCACTCGACGCAACGCGGCGCGGCTCGGCCTGCACAATGTCAACGCCGTCGCGCCAGACGATGTTCCCGACGACGTGCGCTTCGCGACGATCTGGTCGAATCCGCCCATCCGGGTCGGCAAGCAGGAGCTGCACGACATGCTCGCCCGATGGCTCACGCGGCTCGACGACTCCGACGACGCCGCCGCCTGGCTCGTCGTCGCGAAGCACCTCGGCGCGGAGTCGCTGCAGCGCTGGCTCGGCGACGAACTCGGGCTCGACGTCGCGAAGGCGGCGAACTCGAAGGGCTTCCGCGTATTCGACGTGCGCCGCTGA
- the miaA gene encoding tRNA (adenosine(37)-N6)-dimethylallyltransferase MiaA, whose product MTLIAVVGATGTGKSAFALDLAEAIGRAGRTAEVVNADAMQLYRGMDIGTAKLGVAERREVPHHLLDVLEVTDEASVAAYQRDARARIDEITARGGVALLVGGSGLYVSSVIHDFRFPGTDAQVRARLEAELEAHGPGPLHARLRDIDPETAAKVDPLNGRRVVRALEVIEVTGEPAAARIPDDPVPWRPHRIVHLRSDRERLVQRLDARVEGMWAAGLVDEVRELVPRGIERGVTARKAIGYAQALAELQGRMSRADAVAETQQLTRTYARRQVGWFKRYREAVQLDADDRVALGAELVRQAALD is encoded by the coding sequence GTGACGCTCATCGCCGTCGTCGGCGCGACGGGCACCGGCAAGTCGGCGTTCGCCCTCGACCTCGCCGAGGCGATCGGGCGCGCCGGCCGAACCGCCGAGGTCGTCAACGCCGACGCGATGCAGCTGTATCGCGGCATGGACATCGGCACCGCGAAGCTCGGCGTGGCCGAGCGCCGCGAGGTGCCGCACCACCTGCTCGATGTGCTCGAGGTCACCGACGAGGCATCCGTCGCCGCCTACCAACGCGACGCACGGGCTCGCATCGACGAGATCACCGCCCGCGGGGGCGTCGCGCTCCTCGTCGGCGGCTCGGGACTCTACGTGTCGTCGGTCATCCACGACTTCCGCTTCCCGGGCACCGATGCGCAGGTGCGTGCCCGGCTCGAGGCCGAGCTCGAGGCGCATGGTCCCGGCCCGCTGCATGCCCGGCTCCGCGACATCGACCCCGAGACGGCCGCGAAGGTCGACCCGCTGAACGGGCGACGGGTCGTCCGTGCGCTCGAGGTGATCGAGGTCACTGGCGAGCCGGCTGCGGCGCGGATCCCCGACGACCCGGTGCCGTGGCGCCCGCACCGCATCGTGCACCTGCGCAGCGACCGCGAGCGGCTCGTGCAGCGGCTCGACGCCCGCGTCGAGGGCATGTGGGCGGCCGGACTCGTCGACGAGGTGCGAGAGCTCGTGCCACGTGGGATCGAGCGCGGGGTCACCGCCCGCAAGGCCATCGGCTACGCGCAGGCGCTCGCCGAGCTGCAGGGTCGGATGTCGCGCGCCGACGCCGTGGCCGAGACCCAGCAGCTCACGCGCACGTACGCGAGACGGCAGGTCGGGTGGTTCAAGCGGTACCGCGAGGCGGTGCAGCTCGACGCCGACGACCGCGTCGCCCTGGGCGCCGAACTGGTCCGGCAGGCCGCCCTAGACTGA
- a CDS encoding helix-turn-helix domain-containing protein codes for MVLVRQEIGDVLRDFRLQKGRTLRQVASKASVALGYLSEVERGQKEASSEILASVAEALDTPISVIMHEVGDRIAVLEGLSVVPDSLPDELVAEFDADMMVR; via the coding sequence ATGGTTCTGGTTCGACAGGAGATCGGCGATGTGTTGAGGGACTTCCGCCTGCAGAAGGGGCGCACGCTCCGGCAGGTCGCGTCCAAGGCGAGCGTGGCACTGGGCTACCTGAGCGAGGTCGAGCGGGGTCAGAAAGAGGCCTCCTCCGAGATCCTCGCCTCGGTCGCCGAGGCGCTCGACACGCCCATCTCGGTGATCATGCACGAGGTCGGCGACCGCATCGCGGTACTCGAGGGCCTCTCGGTCGTGCCCGACAGTCTGCCCGACGAGCTCGTGGCCGAGTTCGACGCCGACATGATGGTGCGCTGA
- a CDS encoding MFS transporter produces the protein MSRFAAARPTAFPWLLLVGISLVALNMRGPLVAIAPVIEDIEAALGLTPTTAGLLTSLPVLCFALGTPIAAWTIRLSGAERAVAISLIGTLIGTIVRSGGTTWAAFVGTVIIGLAIAIGNVVVPVVIRRDVPPERAQLVTGVYSAMMNVGSMLTIAVTAPLAEQIGWQWATAVWGVLIVVALVVWGVHLRRVTAESREAREAEALAVTGSMAAVTGPTGVVRPGEYSAWRNPMTWLLAAAFAAQSFSYYGLSAWLPSLYGDVYGLDAIASGNAASLFQLAAVVGALGVPFLGRVRPAWVQPAIVGVLWISLPLGLLLAPQAYLVWTVTGGIAQGGGFVVIIATVVRITRTDRETTQMSALVQAGGYLVAATAPPVLGALHESSGAWVLPLVAILVATVAFLLLTTSAAVRAARLLDRR, from the coding sequence ATGAGCCGGTTCGCAGCCGCACGGCCGACGGCCTTCCCGTGGCTGCTGCTCGTCGGCATCTCGCTCGTCGCGCTCAACATGCGCGGCCCACTCGTGGCGATCGCGCCGGTCATCGAGGACATCGAGGCTGCGCTCGGCCTGACGCCGACCACGGCGGGTCTGCTCACGAGCCTGCCCGTGCTCTGCTTCGCGCTCGGCACGCCCATCGCCGCGTGGACGATCCGGCTGAGCGGCGCCGAGCGGGCGGTCGCGATCTCGCTCATCGGCACCCTGATCGGCACCATCGTGCGTTCGGGCGGCACGACGTGGGCGGCCTTCGTGGGCACCGTGATCATCGGTCTCGCGATCGCGATCGGCAACGTCGTCGTGCCGGTCGTCATCCGTCGCGACGTCCCGCCCGAGCGGGCGCAGCTCGTGACGGGCGTCTACTCCGCGATGATGAACGTCGGTTCCATGCTCACGATCGCCGTGACGGCGCCGCTCGCCGAGCAGATCGGCTGGCAGTGGGCGACCGCCGTCTGGGGCGTGCTCATCGTCGTGGCGCTCGTGGTCTGGGGCGTCCACCTGCGCCGGGTCACCGCCGAGAGCCGGGAGGCTCGCGAGGCGGAGGCGCTCGCGGTGACCGGCTCGATGGCCGCGGTGACGGGGCCGACGGGCGTCGTGCGGCCGGGGGAGTACTCGGCCTGGCGCAACCCGATGACGTGGCTGCTCGCGGCGGCGTTCGCTGCGCAGTCGTTCTCGTACTACGGACTGAGCGCGTGGCTGCCGAGCCTCTACGGCGACGTCTACGGGCTCGATGCGATCGCCTCGGGCAATGCAGCGTCGCTGTTCCAGCTCGCCGCCGTCGTCGGTGCGCTGGGCGTGCCGTTCCTCGGGCGGGTGCGGCCCGCGTGGGTGCAGCCCGCGATCGTCGGCGTGCTGTGGATCAGCCTGCCGCTCGGGCTCCTGCTCGCCCCGCAGGCGTACCTGGTGTGGACCGTCACGGGCGGCATCGCCCAGGGCGGCGGGTTCGTCGTCATCATCGCGACCGTCGTGCGCATCACGCGCACCGACCGGGAGACCACGCAGATGTCGGCCCTGGTGCAGGCCGGCGGCTACCTCGTCGCGGCGACGGCGCCGCCCGTGCTCGGCGCACTCCACGAGTCGAGCGGCGCCTGGGTGCTGCCCCTCGTCGCCATCCTCGTCGCGACCGTCGCGTTCCTCCTGCTCACCACGTCGGCCGCGGTGCGCGCGGCGCGACTGCTCGACCGCCGGTAG
- the recA gene encoding recombinase RecA — MASPADREKSLEAALAQIDRQFGKGSVMRLGSEERAPVEVIPTGSIALDVALGVGGLPRGRIVEIYGPESSGKTTLTLHAIANAQRAGGIAAFVDAEHALDPEYAKKLGVDIDALLVSQPDTGEQALEIADMLVRSGSIDLIVIDSVAALVPRAEIEGEMGDSHVGLQARLMSQALRKLTGGLNQTNTTMIFINQLREKIGVFFGSPETTAGGKALKFYASVRMDIRRIETLKDGSDAVGNRTRVKVVKNKMAPPFKQAEFDILYGVGISREGSLIDYGVDQGIVKKSGAWYTYDGDQLGQGKENARNFLLQNPDIAADIEQKILVKLGIGQAAAAAAPANVESLDAKRKGA, encoded by the coding sequence ATGGCATCACCAGCAGACCGCGAGAAGTCACTCGAAGCAGCCCTCGCGCAGATCGACCGCCAGTTCGGCAAGGGGTCGGTCATGCGCCTCGGATCCGAAGAGCGCGCACCCGTCGAGGTCATCCCGACCGGTTCGATCGCACTCGACGTCGCCCTCGGCGTCGGCGGGCTCCCGCGCGGTCGCATCGTCGAGATCTACGGCCCCGAGTCGTCGGGAAAGACCACGCTCACGCTCCACGCGATCGCGAACGCCCAGCGCGCCGGCGGCATCGCGGCCTTCGTCGACGCCGAGCACGCACTCGACCCCGAGTACGCGAAGAAGCTGGGCGTCGACATCGATGCGCTGCTCGTGTCGCAGCCCGACACGGGCGAGCAGGCGCTCGAGATCGCCGACATGCTCGTGCGTTCGGGTTCGATCGACCTCATCGTCATCGACTCGGTCGCCGCGCTCGTGCCCCGCGCCGAGATCGAGGGCGAGATGGGCGACTCGCACGTCGGCCTCCAGGCGCGACTCATGTCGCAGGCGCTCCGCAAGCTGACCGGTGGCCTCAACCAGACGAACACCACGATGATCTTCATCAACCAGCTTCGCGAGAAGATCGGCGTGTTCTTCGGCAGCCCCGAGACGACCGCGGGCGGCAAGGCGCTGAAGTTCTACGCCTCGGTCCGCATGGACATCCGTCGCATCGAGACCCTGAAAGACGGCTCCGACGCGGTCGGCAACCGCACGCGCGTGAAGGTCGTCAAGAACAAGATGGCGCCGCCGTTCAAGCAGGCCGAGTTCGACATCCTCTACGGGGTCGGCATCTCGCGCGAGGGCAGCCTCATCGACTACGGCGTCGACCAGGGCATCGTCAAGAAGTCCGGCGCCTGGTACACCTACGACGGCGACCAGCTCGGGCAGGGCAAAGAGAACGCCCGCAACTTCCTGCTGCAGAACCCCGACATCGCCGCAGACATCGAGCAGAAGATCCTCGTGAAGCTCGGCATCGGGCAGGCGGCCGCCGCTGCGGCGCCCGCCAACGTCGAGTCGCTCGACGCGAAGCGCAAGGGCGCCTGA
- a CDS encoding regulatory protein RecX, whose translation MTNGARGAKTAAGADTGADDPAPEETGIERDERIDRLVVSRLRRSALSVAEVRSVLVEHGLDEIEVEEWLERYGRYGYLDDARLAEQLVHSHGVRRGRGSGAILHELSRRGIEPAVARAAVDDLDPEAERENATAVAVRRARQLSGLDRATAERRLSAFLQRRGYAGEVVREAVTTALSAHDS comes from the coding sequence GTGACGAATGGTGCGAGGGGTGCGAAGACCGCGGCAGGCGCAGACACGGGTGCCGACGATCCGGCACCCGAAGAGACCGGCATCGAGCGCGATGAACGCATCGACCGTCTCGTGGTCTCTCGGCTGCGCCGCTCGGCGCTCTCCGTCGCCGAGGTGCGGTCGGTGCTCGTCGAGCACGGACTCGACGAGATCGAGGTCGAGGAGTGGCTCGAGCGCTACGGGCGGTACGGCTACCTCGACGACGCCCGACTCGCCGAGCAACTCGTGCACAGCCACGGAGTCCGTCGCGGGCGCGGGTCGGGCGCGATCCTGCACGAGCTCAGTCGTCGCGGCATCGAGCCGGCCGTCGCGAGAGCCGCCGTCGACGACCTCGACCCCGAGGCCGAGCGCGAGAACGCGACCGCCGTCGCGGTGCGACGTGCTCGCCAGCTCTCGGGCCTCGATCGGGCGACGGCCGAACGTCGGCTCTCCGCGTTCCTGCAGCGCCGCGGCTACGCCGGCGAGGTCGTACGCGAGGCGGTGACGACCGCGCTCTCAGCGCACGACTCGTAG
- the pgsA gene encoding CDP-diacylglycerol--glycerol-3-phosphate 3-phosphatidyltransferase, translated as MTSSAEGRARSANWNLPNAITVVRILLAPVFFWLLLADDGQGGAMRWWATAIFVIAIATDGIDGHIARSRGLVTDLGKILDPIADKLLTSGALVCLSILGEVPWWVTGLIVLREVGITVWRFVELGRGNVVPASSGGKLKTVVQAVAISFALAPLPMLLGEWMAWVNAVLLAVALVLTVWSGLLYVRDAVRLARGRAA; from the coding sequence ATGACCTCCTCCGCCGAAGGGCGCGCCCGATCGGCGAACTGGAACCTGCCGAACGCGATCACGGTCGTGCGGATCCTGCTCGCGCCCGTGTTCTTCTGGCTCCTTCTGGCCGACGACGGCCAGGGCGGCGCGATGCGCTGGTGGGCGACGGCGATCTTCGTCATCGCGATCGCGACCGACGGCATCGACGGTCACATCGCCCGGAGCCGGGGGCTCGTCACCGATCTCGGCAAGATCCTCGACCCGATCGCCGACAAGCTGCTCACGAGCGGCGCCCTCGTGTGCCTGTCGATCCTCGGCGAGGTGCCGTGGTGGGTCACGGGCCTCATCGTGCTGCGCGAGGTGGGCATCACCGTCTGGCGGTTCGTCGAGCTCGGGCGCGGCAACGTCGTGCCGGCCTCGTCGGGCGGCAAGCTCAAGACGGTCGTGCAGGCCGTCGCGATCTCGTTCGCGCTCGCTCCGCTGCCGATGCTGCTCGGCGAGTGGATGGCGTGGGTCAACGCGGTGCTGCTCGCCGTGGCGCTCGTGCTCACCGTGTGGTCGGGTCTGCTGTACGTGCGTGACGCCGTGCGACTCGCGCGGGGGCGTGCCGCTTGA
- a CDS encoding CinA family protein, which translates to MTEPSRAVDGPAARLIAELTRRGLRIAVAESLTGGLVAAELTSVPGASLVVSGGVVAYDTAIKRSLLGVDADLLRREGAVHPEVARQMAAGARVALAIDGRPADLGVATTGVAGPDEQDGRAVGTVYLGIAVGDRAETIGLNLAGDRGEIRRQTVHAAIEAVLAVIADRESD; encoded by the coding sequence TTGACCGAGCCGAGCCGAGCGGTCGACGGGCCGGCTGCCCGCCTGATCGCCGAGCTCACGCGACGAGGCCTTCGCATCGCGGTCGCCGAGTCGCTCACGGGTGGCCTCGTCGCGGCGGAACTGACGAGCGTCCCGGGTGCCTCCCTCGTCGTCTCCGGCGGCGTCGTCGCCTACGACACCGCGATCAAGCGGTCGCTGCTCGGCGTCGATGCGGATCTGCTGCGCCGCGAGGGCGCCGTGCATCCCGAGGTGGCGCGTCAGATGGCTGCCGGCGCGCGCGTCGCGCTCGCGATCGATGGGCGCCCGGCCGACCTGGGGGTCGCGACGACGGGTGTCGCCGGTCCCGACGAGCAAGACGGTCGAGCGGTCGGTACGGTCTACCTCGGCATCGCGGTCGGCGACCGGGCCGAGACGATCGGGCTGAACCTGGCCGGAGACCGAGGCGAGATCCGGCGGCAGACCGTGCACGCGGCCATCGAAGCGGTCCTCGCCGTCATCGCCGATCGCGAATCCGACTGA
- the hflX gene encoding GTPase HflX, which produces MNEAEQNTADDAVERVLRGAETRAGVTRFGGGAAEAIMATGADAATGPDTDGEQYDREERAALRRVAGLSTELEDVTEVEYRQLRLENVVLIGVYSQGSLDDAENSLRELSALAETAGARVLDGVLQRRPHPDPSTYLGRGKVEELRHIVASLGADTVVADTELAPSQRRALEDAVKVKVIDRTAVILDIFSQHAKSREGKAQVELAQLEYLLPRLRGWGESMSRQAGGQVGSGGAGMGSRGPGETKIELDRRRIHSRMAKLRRQIAGMKPAREAKRANRRRNAVPSVAIAGYTNAGKSSLLNRITGAGVLVENALFATLDATVRRNTTADGRVYTIADTVGFVRNLPHQLVEAFRSTLEEVGDADLIVHVVDAAHPDPAGQIATVRDVIGEVGARDIPELVVFNKADLVSPEDRLVLRGLEPDAVFASARTGEGVADVLAAIGEMLPDPAIEVELLVPYDRGDVVSALHEQARVLDLDYVEDGTRVRALVSPELAGQYAEFGAPVAAA; this is translated from the coding sequence ATGAATGAAGCCGAACAGAACACCGCCGACGACGCGGTCGAGCGCGTGCTCCGAGGCGCCGAGACGAGGGCCGGGGTCACCCGGTTCGGCGGCGGTGCCGCCGAGGCCATCATGGCGACCGGTGCGGATGCAGCAACCGGGCCCGACACCGACGGCGAGCAGTACGACCGCGAGGAGCGCGCTGCGCTGCGTCGCGTCGCGGGCCTGTCGACCGAACTCGAAGACGTCACCGAGGTCGAGTACCGGCAGCTCCGGCTCGAGAACGTCGTGCTCATCGGCGTCTACTCCCAGGGGTCCCTCGACGACGCCGAGAACTCGCTGCGCGAGCTCTCCGCGCTCGCGGAGACGGCCGGTGCACGCGTCCTCGACGGCGTGCTGCAGCGCCGCCCGCACCCCGACCCCTCGACCTATCTCGGCCGCGGCAAGGTCGAAGAGCTGCGCCACATCGTCGCGTCGCTCGGCGCCGACACGGTCGTCGCCGACACCGAGCTCGCTCCGAGCCAGCGGCGTGCGCTCGAAGACGCAGTGAAGGTCAAGGTCATCGACCGCACCGCCGTGATCCTCGACATCTTCAGCCAGCACGCGAAGAGCCGCGAGGGCAAGGCGCAGGTCGAGCTCGCCCAGCTCGAGTACCTGCTCCCTCGCCTGCGCGGCTGGGGTGAGTCGATGTCGCGCCAGGCCGGTGGCCAGGTCGGCTCCGGCGGCGCGGGCATGGGCTCGCGCGGTCCCGGTGAGACGAAGATCGAGCTCGATCGCCGTCGCATCCACTCGCGCATGGCGAAGCTCCGCCGACAGATCGCGGGCATGAAGCCCGCTCGCGAGGCGAAGCGCGCCAACCGGCGCCGCAACGCGGTGCCGTCGGTCGCGATCGCCGGGTACACCAACGCCGGCAAGTCGAGCCTGCTCAACCGCATCACCGGTGCGGGGGTGCTCGTCGAGAACGCCCTGTTCGCGACCCTCGACGCCACCGTCCGGCGCAACACGACGGCCGACGGGCGCGTCTACACGATCGCCGACACCGTCGGCTTCGTGCGCAACCTGCCGCACCAGCTGGTCGAGGCGTTCCGCTCGACGCTCGAAGAGGTGGGCGACGCCGACCTCATCGTGCACGTCGTCGACGCGGCGCACCCCGACCCCGCGGGGCAGATCGCGACCGTGCGCGACGTCATCGGCGAGGTCGGCGCCCGCGACATCCCCGAGCTCGTCGTCTTCAACAAGGCCGATCTCGTCTCTCCTGAAGACCGTCTCGTGCTGCGTGGCCTCGAGCCCGATGCGGTGTTCGCCTCCGCGCGAACGGGCGAAGGCGTGGCCGACGTGCTCGCCGCGATCGGCGAGATGCTGCCCGATCCGGCGATCGAGGTCGAACTCCTCGTGCCGTACGACCGCGGCGACGTGGTGTCGGCCCTGCACGAGCAGGCACGCGTACTCGACCTCGACTACGTCGAGGACGGCACGCGGGTGCGCGCCCTGGTCTCGCCCGAGCTCGCCGGCCAGTACGCCGAGTTCGGCGCCCCGGTCGCGGCGGCCTAG
- a CDS encoding DUF3046 domain-containing protein: MKLSEFRLAVDAEFGAGYGSVVVDDLVLAALGGRTAREALASGVRPRDVWLAICDATDVPESRRHGAGRPVPGQAAADAGR, encoded by the coding sequence ATGAAGCTCAGCGAGTTCCGGCTCGCCGTCGACGCCGAGTTCGGCGCGGGCTACGGGAGCGTCGTCGTCGACGACCTGGTGCTCGCCGCGCTGGGCGGTCGCACAGCGCGCGAGGCGCTCGCCTCGGGCGTGCGGCCCCGCGACGTCTGGCTCGCCATCTGCGATGCGACGGATGTCCCGGAGTCGCGTCGCCACGGAGCGGGCAGGCCGGTGCCGGGGCAGGCCGCGGCCGACGCCGGTCGGTGA
- the dapF gene encoding diaminopimelate epimerase: MPFDLRFTKGQGTGNDFVLFSDPEGENELDATQIAAVCDRRFGVGADGLIRAVRSQNLADGAAALAADPRAVWFMDYWNADGTVSEMCGNGIRVFVRYLLDQGLAELHPGGEIAIGTRAGVRTVTRTATGFQVDLGTWRRAGGEPLVRAKQLPVARPGLGIDVGNPHVVVALADDDELDGLDLGYAPILDPVPEAGANIEFVVPAEPLVEDGIGRIRMRVHERGSGETLSCGTGAVASALAVRHWAGAGAPNDWRVQVPGGVLGVRMFEAADGEHVALAGPAELVFDGVLTLA; this comes from the coding sequence ATGCCGTTCGATCTGCGATTCACCAAGGGCCAGGGCACGGGCAACGACTTCGTGCTCTTCAGCGATCCCGAGGGTGAGAACGAGCTCGACGCCACGCAGATCGCGGCCGTGTGCGACCGGCGTTTCGGCGTCGGCGCCGACGGGCTCATCCGTGCGGTGCGGTCGCAGAACCTCGCAGACGGCGCAGCCGCGCTCGCCGCCGACCCGCGTGCCGTCTGGTTCATGGACTACTGGAACGCCGACGGCACCGTGTCGGAGATGTGCGGCAACGGCATCCGCGTGTTCGTGCGGTACCTCCTCGACCAGGGGCTCGCCGAGCTGCATCCCGGAGGTGAGATCGCGATCGGCACCCGCGCCGGCGTGCGCACGGTGACGCGCACCGCGACGGGCTTCCAGGTCGACCTCGGCACCTGGCGACGTGCGGGCGGTGAGCCGCTCGTGCGGGCGAAGCAGCTGCCGGTCGCCCGTCCCGGGCTCGGCATCGACGTCGGCAACCCGCACGTCGTCGTCGCCCTCGCCGACGACGACGAACTCGACGGTCTCGACCTCGGCTACGCGCCGATCCTCGACCCCGTGCCCGAGGCGGGCGCGAACATCGAGTTCGTGGTGCCGGCGGAGCCGCTCGTCGAGGACGGAATCGGCCGCATCCGGATGCGGGTGCACGAGCGAGGCTCGGGGGAGACGCTCTCGTGCGGAACGGGCGCGGTCGCGTCGGCCCTCGCGGTACGTCACTGGGCGGGCGCCGGCGCGCCGAACGACTGGCGCGTGCAGGTTCCCGGCGGGGTGCTCGGGGTGCGCATGTTCGAAGCGGCCGACGGCGAGCACGTCGCGCTCGCAGGCCCGGCCGAGCTCGTCTTCGACGGCGTGCTCACGCTCGCATGA
- the miaB gene encoding tRNA (N6-isopentenyl adenosine(37)-C2)-methylthiotransferase MiaB has translation MSTIHEVARAEATEPAPRTYEVRTFGCQMNVHDSERLSGSLEAAGYIPANGAEPDVVVINTCAVRENADNKLYGNLGHLAGVKRRHSGMQIAVGGCLAQKDKNVILEKAPWVDVVFGTHNMGSLPSLLERARHNDEAQLEILDALEVFPSTLPTKRDSTYSGWVSISVGCNNTCTFCIVPALRGKEKDRRPGEILAEIQALVDDGAVEVTLLGQNVNSYGVEFGDRQAFGKLLRAAGQIEGLERIRFTSPHPAAFTDDVIDAMAETPNVMPQLHMPLQSGSDRILKAMRRSYRSEKFLGILDRVRAKIPNAAISTDIIVGFPGETEDDFLETMRVVEAARFASAFTFQYSIRPGTPAATMEDQVPKEVVQERYERLVALQERISWEENQKLVGTTVNLLVATGEGKKDAETHRLSGRAEDSRLVHFEVPAGSELPRPGDVVTVEVTQAAPFHLIADSIDGSPLRIRRTRAGEAWDRDQAESCGVPAAPGSATPGRVSLGLPTLRVASEPLVSPGVGTFPIYDPTDGLR, from the coding sequence ATGAGCACCATTCACGAGGTCGCCCGCGCCGAGGCGACGGAGCCTGCGCCGCGCACCTACGAGGTCCGCACCTTCGGGTGCCAGATGAACGTCCACGACTCCGAGCGACTCTCCGGCTCGCTCGAGGCGGCGGGCTACATACCCGCGAACGGCGCCGAGCCCGACGTCGTCGTCATCAACACGTGCGCCGTGCGCGAGAACGCCGACAACAAGCTCTACGGCAACCTCGGGCACCTCGCGGGCGTGAAGCGCCGTCACTCGGGCATGCAGATCGCCGTCGGGGGCTGCCTCGCCCAGAAGGACAAGAACGTCATCCTCGAGAAGGCGCCCTGGGTCGACGTCGTCTTCGGCACGCACAACATGGGCTCCCTGCCGAGCCTCCTCGAGCGCGCGCGCCACAACGACGAGGCCCAGCTCGAGATCCTCGACGCGCTCGAGGTCTTCCCGTCGACCCTGCCGACGAAGCGCGACTCGACCTACAGCGGCTGGGTGTCGATCTCGGTGGGCTGCAACAACACGTGCACCTTCTGCATCGTCCCCGCGTTGCGCGGCAAGGAGAAGGACCGGCGTCCGGGTGAGATCCTCGCCGAGATCCAGGCGCTCGTCGACGACGGTGCGGTCGAGGTGACCCTCCTGGGGCAGAACGTGAACTCGTACGGCGTCGAGTTCGGCGACCGTCAGGCCTTCGGCAAGCTTCTGCGGGCCGCCGGGCAGATCGAGGGGCTCGAGCGCATCCGTTTCACGAGCCCGCACCCTGCTGCGTTCACCGACGACGTGATCGACGCCATGGCCGAGACGCCGAATGTCATGCCGCAGCTGCACATGCCGCTGCAGTCGGGCTCCGATCGCATCCTCAAGGCGATGCGACGCTCGTACCGCTCCGAGAAGTTCCTCGGCATCCTCGATCGGGTGCGCGCGAAGATCCCCAACGCCGCGATCTCGACCGACATCATCGTGGGCTTCCCCGGCGAGACCGAAGACGACTTCCTCGAGACGATGCGGGTCGTCGAGGCGGCGCGCTTCGCCTCCGCGTTCACGTTCCAGTACTCCATCCGCCCCGGAACGCCGGCCGCGACGATGGAGGACCAGGTGCCCAAGGAGGTGGTGCAGGAACGCTACGAGCGCCTCGTCGCCCTGCAGGAGCGCATCTCGTGGGAGGAGAACCAGAAGCTCGTCGGCACGACGGTGAACCTGCTCGTGGCAACGGGCGAGGGCAAGAAGGACGCCGAGACCCACCGACTGAGCGGCCGGGCCGAAGACAGCCGGCTCGTCCACTTCGAGGTGCCAGCGGGCTCCGAGCTGCCGCGGCCCGGTGACGTGGTCACCGTCGAGGTCACCCAGGCGGCGCCCTTCCACCTGATCGCCGACTCGATCGACGGTTCGCCGCTCCGCATCCGGCGCACGCGCGCCGGCGAGGCGTGGGATCGCGACCAGGCCGAGAGCTGCGGCGTGCCCGCTGCGCCCGGCTCGGCGACGCCCGGCCGGGTGTCGCTCGGGCTGCCCACCCTGCGCGTCGCGAGCGAGCCGCTCGTGTCGCCCGGAGTCGGCACCTTCCCGATCTACGACCCGACCGACGGCCTGCGCTGA